The Variovorax sp. PMC12 genome segment CATGCGGCGCAGGATACCCCAGGGTGCCCGGACAAAACAAACGAGCCCCGGTGCGTTGCCGCGCCGGGGCTCGTGGAAGAAGAGAACGCGAGCCGCTTACTCGGCCAGCTCGTTCGCCAGCACCAGCAGTGCGCCCATGCCCATCACCGCGCCCGGGAAGGCCCAGCCCGACTGGTGCGCCGGCTTCTGGTCCGGCGTCACCGGCTCCAGGTCGACGCCGATCTTCGGACGGCGCGCATCGACCACGTGCGCGGCACCGTGCTCGCGCTTCAGCTGCGCGGTCAGCTCGGCCAGCGGGCCCTTCGCCAGCACCGGCGTCACCTGCCCGCCGTTGCGCTCCAGCAGGGGCAGCATCTGTGCCTGCACCTTGCTGAACCACTTGGCGCGCCAGTTCTCGCGCGCGCTGTGGCTCACCCACTTGCTGATGCGATGCGTCATGCGCGGCGCGCAGGCCACCAGCACCCAATGGCGCGCCACGACGTTGTTCGCGTCGGGCGCGAGTTCGGCGAACTGTTCACATGCGTAGGTGACGTCGTCGATATAAAGAATGATCTTTTCCATGGCGTGCTCCTTCAGATAGTTAGAGTGACAGAGGCTGGCTTGTGACGGAAGTTCGCGGTATCGATGTCCAGTGGCTGCGAGCGATGCTCAGCCGGTGGTCACCGGGGTCTGCGGCTTGTTGCGGGCCTGGCGGGCGGCAATCCACTTGCCGATCACCAGCACCAGCAGTGCGCCGCCAACGCCGGCCGCGTACTTGATGGTGTCGGTCTGCGGCACCTTCGGCACCCAGGTCCAGGCGGCGGCATTGGCGAGCGCGGGGTCGGACACGGCCATCGTGCCGGCGATCCAGCCGAGCAGCATGCCGCCGGCGGTGATGATCATCGGGAACTTGTCCATCAGCTTGATGACGAGCTGGCTGCCCCAGACGATGATCGGGATGCTCACGAGCAGGCCGAAGATCACGAGCGGCATCTGGTGGCCTTCGCCCGCGCCTTGCGCGGCGCCGGCGATGGCGATCACGTTGTCCACGCTCATCACGAGGTCGGCAATGATCACGGTCTTGACCGCGCCCCACAGCTTGTCGCTGCCGGTGATGTTGCCGTGCGCGTCGTCATGCTCGGGTGCCAGCAGCTTCACGCCGATCCACACCAGCAGGATGGCGCCGACCAGCTTCAGGAACGGAATGGCCAGCAGCGTGAGCGCGAAGAAGATCAGGATGACGCGCAGGATGATGGCGCCGGCGGTGCCCCAGAGGATGCCCTTGGTGCGTTGGTGCGGCGGCAGCTTGCGGCAGGCCAGTGCGATCACGACGGCGTTGTCGCCGCCGAGCAGGATGTCGATCATGATGATCTGACCGACAGCGACCCAGAATTCCGGGGCCATGAACAGTTCCATAGGTTCCTC includes the following:
- a CDS encoding TerC family protein, with the protein product MELFMAPEFWVAVGQIIMIDILLGGDNAVVIALACRKLPPHQRTKGILWGTAGAIILRVILIFFALTLLAIPFLKLVGAILLVWIGVKLLAPEHDDAHGNITGSDKLWGAVKTVIIADLVMSVDNVIAIAGAAQGAGEGHQMPLVIFGLLVSIPIIVWGSQLVIKLMDKFPMIITAGGMLLGWIAGTMAVSDPALANAAAWTWVPKVPQTDTIKYAAGVGGALLVLVIGKWIAARQARNKPQTPVTTG